The DNA region CCCGGCCGGTGTTGGTTTCGACCTCGAGCGTTAGGAGTTGCGGCGCGGGGGGGAGGGCCAGCGCGGCGATCTCCGAGTTGCTCAGCGCGTTGTTGTAGATGCGAAACTCGTCCAGCAGCCCCGTGAAGCCGTTCGGGATGGCCCCGCCGGTATCGATCGACGTGGTGCCGATGCCAAACGCCGAAGCAGCCGTATTGATCGCTTGCCCCGTGCCGCCCCCGCCGGTGGCGGTTACCGCAAGCGCGGAGCCATTGAGGAACACATCGACGTTCGCGAAGGTCGAGGCGCCCGCGTTTACGCGAACCGCCAGGTGATGCCAACCCGCGTTCGCGCCCAGGAAGTCGAATCCGGCGCCATAGGTGATGTTGCCGCCGAAGTGCCGCAATCGGATGCCGCCTGCCTCGAGCCCTACGTCGAGCGCTTGGCCCCCGACGTTGGTCCCGTAGCCGAACAGCTTGTTCTGGCCGACGCTCGCGGAATGGTTGAACCACAGCGAGAAGGTCCGCTCGGCGGTCCCCGACGGGACGGCGCCGGACGCGACCGTCATCAGGTTCTCGAAGTCGCTCAGCATCACGGTGGCGTTCCCGCCTGGGGCGTTGTCGTTCAAGAAGGAGTAGGCCTGTCCAAAAACGCCGACGGCCCCGGTGGTGATGTTGGCGCCCCCGTTTGTGCCCGTGGGGGCGGCGTTGTTGGCGCCGGCCAGGTCGGTCTGAGCTTTCGTCCCCGACACAATGTTCGTGTCGTCGAACGAGTAGCGGGCGATAAGAACGGCGCTTGCGGGAGACGCGGCGAGCGTCGCAACCATGGCCCCAAGCAGGAGCACTAGCGGCTTGCAGCGCCGCCCAACGTGGAACAGCATCGAAGAACCCTCGCGGCGTGATTTGGAACGGAACAGACAAGCAGCAACCATCAACGCCAAGCCGCCGGCAAGCGAGCTGTGCTCTGGCACTGCCGACGAGACGGAGGCGAACGCCCCGATACCGTTGGCGGCGTCGAACGCGGTGCGGAAAGCAGAAAAATCGAAGCGGTCGGTGTCGCCATCGCCGTCGAGGTCGCCCCGGGCGTAATTCGCCAGGCCGGTGGTCGTGTAGGTGGAGAACAGGTTCGAGCGGAAGACGCCCCAGTCGGCGGCGTTGATGGCGCCGTCGAAGTTCAGGTCTCCGGTCTGGAAGTGCGCGTCCCCATTGCCTGTGTAGAACACCGAAGCGTTAACAATGCTGCCATCGGCCAGTAGCAGCTCGAACGCGATGTCTTCGGTCGGGTTGCGGGTCCAGAGCCCGCCCGATTGGCTGAAGTTCACGCTTTGCGCGTTGGCGAGGAAGCCGCCGTTGCCCCCTTCCAGCTCGGCTTCGGCGAGACTAGTGGTGCTTGTTGCGGGGGAAAGCACGGTCCAATCGTTGTCTGTGTCGACCGACTTGTCCCCCGATTCGTCGTACGCGGTGCTGATCTTGGTCCAACCTGTCTGGTTGAGGGCGCCGGCCGTGCTCAGCAGGCGATAGCCGAGAATGTTGGCGGTGGCGCCACTGTGTGAGAGCAGAATCCCGCCGGTACCCCGATTCACGGTTATGGCGAAGGTGGGCGTGGCGGGCGCCGAGGCCAGCGTCACGATCTCTGAATTAGACAGAGCGTTGTTGTAAATGCGGAAGTCATCGATCAGGCCGTTGAAGCCGTTGGTGGTTGCGCTGCCGCCGGCGGTGTTCGACGTGTTGCCGATGCCGAGCGGTGAGCTGGTGGTCGCCAGCGTGTCTGCCAGGTCGATGGCCAACGGGTCTTGGGGCGCGAGCAGCGAGCCGTTCAAGAAGATATCGACGTTCGCAAAGGTCGTGGCGCCCGGGTTGACGCGGACCGCTAGGTGGTTCCAGCCCGCGTTGGCGCCGAGAAAATTGAGCCCGGTTCCGTAGGTGATGTTGCCGTTGCCGTTTCTGATCCGGACGCCCCCCGCTTCAAGGCCGACGTCGAATCCTTCGCCTGTGGTGGCGTCCATGTCCGTGTTGACATCGCCGTAGCCGAACAGCTTGTTCTGTCCGCTCAGGGCCAGTTGATTAAACCAGGTGGTGAACGTCCGCTCCGCGGCGCCGGACGGCGAGACCCCGGCGGGGACAGCGAGCAGGTTCTCGTAGTCGGTGACCGCGGCGCCGGCGCCGGCGCCGGCGAAACGGAACGCGTCCGCGAAGTAGCCCGATTGCCCGGTGGTGATCCCCGTTCCGCCGTTCGTGCCGGTGGGGACCGCGTTGTTTGAGCCGACGACGTCGAGGGCCGTCTTGCCGCTGATGCTGGCGTTGTCGAAGGTATAGCGGGACACCAGCACCGCAGATGCCTGTGCTGCGAGCAGCAAGGTTACGCTGAGAAAGGCGAGCGTTGCTTTCCAGTTCATGGTCTTATGCCTTTGTGTCGTATCTGCTTGCTGAGAAGAGCGGCGTGGAATCGCGTTTGGCGTGCGGGGGGGCGATCGGTCCGCGAGCGTACCGGACTCGCGGGGTCGCTGCGTCCTAAAGTTGGCGTAGCAAGACGAGGAGCGTGGAACCAACTATGAGCGCGGCCGAGCCGGGTTCTGGCACCGCGGCACTATCTAGTGCCGACAGTGCGTTTGGCCCGTGTGCCGCAGCGTAGGCTTCGCGGAACGAAGCGAAGTCGAATCGGTTGATCAGGCCGTCCTGCGTGATGTCTCCCAGAGCGTAGGCGGCCTGCGGGTCGAGGTTGGAGACGTCGGAAAAAAGGTTCTGCCTCAGGATCGACCAGTCTTCCGGATCGATCTGCCCACTGTTGTTGAAGTCGCCCGGGACCAACGCGAACAGCACGTTCGGTGCGGCAACCGGTTGTCCGGTCGCCCGGCTGATGGGCATCTGGGCGTCGACGTCGATCAGGTAGTCGCGCAGCGCCTGGCTCAGGTTCAGCGCCACCATTGGGTTGTCGGCCAGTACGTTGGTGGTCTCCGACAGGTCCGTGGCCAAGTTGTAGAGCTCGTAGTGCCGATCTTCGTAGAAGAAGATCAGCTTCCACTGGTCGTCGCGGACCGCGCTGACGAACGAGCCGCCAGAGATCAGGGCGCTGCTGTTGTCCTGAGGGCTGACGTGCGGGTAGTGCCAGAATTGAAAGCCACGGTCGTACGCCTGTCCCTCGAGCGCGCTGAGAATCGAGACGCCGTCGATGTCGGTGTTCTGTGGGACCGTCGCCGAACCGAGCGCCCCGGCCGCGTCGAGGAAGGTGGGGTAGAGGTCTTCGGAGGAAGTGCGGGCCGTGGAGATCACGCCCTGCGCGATCGAGGCGTTTCCGGTCCAGCTCACGATCTGGGGCGTGCGGATGCCCCCCTCGTACATGCTCCCTTTTCCATCGCGTAGCGGGAGGTTTCGCGTGGGGCTCCCTTCGGCGCCGTACAGACCGCCGTTGTCCGACGCGAACACAATCAGCGTGTTGTCGCGGATGCTGTCGCTCATGTTGCCGTCGCCGTTGGGGTCTTCCAGGCTGTCGAGCAGGGCGCCGAGCGACTGGTCCATCTTCTCAACCATCGCCGCGTAGGTCGGGTTGTCGTGCTCCTGCAGGTTGACCCCCTGCGACTGCAGTGTGCTGATCTTCTGCTGGTACTTGGCAACAAGGTCCGCGGGGCCCTGGAGCGGCGTGTGGACGAGGTAGTGGGCCAGTTCCAGGAAGAAGGGCCCCTCCGCCTCATCGGCGATGAACTCGGCGGCCTTCTCCGAGAGCGCGTCGGAGAGGTACTTGTCAGACGGGTAGGTTCCGGGTGTGTTGAGCCCCGGCATCTGCGCCCAGGCGCCGTCGCTTCCGGCAAAGAACCCGCCATTGCTGCCCGGGTTGCCGAAGGTCCCGCCCCCGACGTTCACGTCGAACCCGTTCTGCAACGGGTCGGCACCGGCGTTGCCGGCTTGGCCGAGGTGCCACTTTCCGAAGAACCCTGTGCGGTAGCCATCGGCGGAGAGGGCTTCCGCGATCGTGGTCTCGCTGGCGGCGAGGTTCTTGGTCCAGTTCGGCTGGGTAAGATTGGCGGTGCTGACGCCAGAGCCGGAGATCCAGTCGGTAATCCGGGTGCGGGCCGGGGTCTTGCCGGTGGTGATCGCGGCCCGAGTAGGAGAGCACACGGGGCACGCCGCGTACGCGTTGGTGAGGTTCTGCCCCTGCTGCGCAAGGCGGAGCATGTTCGGGGTCTCGTAGAGCAGGCTGCCGGTGGGGTTGAGCTGGGCGTCGCGTTGCCAATCGGTCCAGCCCATGTCGTCGACGAGGAACAGAACAACGTTGGGCTTTGCGTGAAGGTGCCCCGACACCAGGAACGCGGCGAGCGTCCCGAAGAGAGACAAGTGGCAGAATAAACTAGGCACGATGTGACGCCTCGGTTTTGAGCGGAACTGCTTGACGTTTGCGGTGGGGCATATCGGGGGCCCGCGCCGCGATGGACTAGCGGGGGGCGCCCCGACTCCCAAATGGGCGCCTTCCCGCTAGCCGGATCGGGTTGTGAAAAACGTGTGGTTACGCCGTTCGAGCAACGCAGCGTCTGGCCTTCATGCCGGTCAGCAGCGCGACGCCGGCCACGAGTGACAGCAGCGAACCGGGTTCGGGCACCGGCCGCGTCGCCAGTTGGCTGATCTCTGTGTTGGACAACGCGGTGTCGTAGATCTGCAGCTCGTCCAGCAAGCCGGTGAAGCCGTTTTGGATCGCCCCGCCGGTCGGAATAGACGTAGTGCCGATCCCAAAAGCCGATGCAGCAGTATTGAGCGTTGTGGCGGTGGAACCGGCGCCCGTAAGTTGGGCGCCGTCCAGAAACACATCGACATCAGCGAAGGTCGAAGCTCCGGGGTTAACGCGTACCGCCAGGTGATGCCACCCCTCGTTGGCGCCGCCGGTCGCAAAATCGTTGCCGGATCCGTACAGGATATTCCCGCCAAAGTGGCGGAGTCGGATGCCCCCCGCCTCGAGCCCGACATCGATCGCTTGGCCGCCGACGTTGGTCCCATATCCGAATAGTTTGTTCTGGCCGGAATCGGCTGTGGTCTGATTGAACCAGACCGAGATCGTCCGATCATTGGCTCCTGAGGGGACCGCGCCGGAGGCGATGGTCATTAGGTTCTCGAAGTCCGTGAGCGAC from Pirellulimonas nuda includes:
- a CDS encoding beta strand repeat-containing protein — translated: MNWKATLAFLSVTLLLAAQASAVLVSRYTFDNASISGKTALDVVGSNNAVPTGTNGGTGITTGQSGYFADAFRFAGAGAGAAVTDYENLLAVPAGVSPSGAAERTFTTWFNQLALSGQNKLFGYGDVNTDMDATTGEGFDVGLEAGGVRIRNGNGNITYGTGLNFLGANAGWNHLAVRVNPGATTFANVDIFLNGSLLAPQDPLAIDLADTLATTSSPLGIGNTSNTAGGSATTNGFNGLIDDFRIYNNALSNSEIVTLASAPATPTFAITVNRGTGGILLSHSGATANILGYRLLSTAGALNQTGWTKISTAYDESGDKSVDTDNDWTVLSPATSTTSLAEAELEGGNGGFLANAQSVNFSQSGGLWTRNPTEDIAFELLLADGSIVNASVFYTGNGDAHFQTGDLNFDGAINAADWGVFRSNLFSTYTTTGLANYARGDLDGDGDTDRFDFSAFRTAFDAANGIGAFASVSSAVPEHSSLAGGLALMVAACLFRSKSRREGSSMLFHVGRRCKPLVLLLGAMVATLAASPASAVLIARYSFDDTNIVSGTKAQTDLAGANNAAPTGTNGGANITTGAVGVFGQAYSFLNDNAPGGNATVMLSDFENLMTVASGAVPSGTAERTFSLWFNHSASVGQNKLFGYGTNVGGQALDVGLEAGGIRLRHFGGNITYGAGFDFLGANAGWHHLAVRVNAGASTFANVDVFLNGSALAVTATGGGGTGQAINTAASAFGIGTTSIDTGGAIPNGFTGLLDEFRIYNNALSNSEIAALALPPAPQLLTLEVETNTGRVYIKNASGADFSAGFYQISSDDVASNGGSLVPANWNSLQDQNLAGFPAGNGTGNGWEEGGVATDKILGEAFLGIGGAGASLFADGMTPINLGAIFKTTDAQDLTFTYQLANGTFVNGNVAYVTGPAGLNGDYNNDGHVDAADYTVWRDRLGTSAVLPNDTTPGSVTQADYAVWKSNFGLPALGAVAGNGAVPEPAAALLLTILASVLLGAPHARRHRRAAALGAAALLMGWAATSQAKFDDRIYRFGETEGGAAGNPIVGGVTFDSAGVSMTGTFQDLAASGAATYANVSSTGAGALSRPGAAAGAVGITLDGASFLSGANLNRPSLTASSTAGGGNLDYSGLNNRGFQLWVRPSAVGTLQRVVQDSNQHGVTITAAGLWQMNYGGTSTTSTLAAATNAWSHVELVNPAGNLSVLYVNGVAVATDSRAYADSDFPLVIGANTGVSGTVGTTEFFTGVVDDMSMFVIGTTTNGLQRGPFNFATDNAFAASKLSAIPGDFTGAGGLPDGVVNSLDSNAFLAGWENRNLVNNRLVGDLNSYAKGDLNFDGVTDLRDAFILHTGLQNAGLGGLNFAALGNTAVPEPSALVVAAIFCATLTPRRLRRTLLSA
- a CDS encoding sulfatase-like hydrolase/transferase, which codes for MPSLFCHLSLFGTLAAFLVSGHLHAKPNVVLFLVDDMGWTDWQRDAQLNPTGSLLYETPNMLRLAQQGQNLTNAYAACPVCSPTRAAITTGKTPARTRITDWISGSGVSTANLTQPNWTKNLAASETTIAEALSADGYRTGFFGKWHLGQAGNAGADPLQNGFDVNVGGGTFGNPGSNGGFFAGSDGAWAQMPGLNTPGTYPSDKYLSDALSEKAAEFIADEAEGPFFLELAHYLVHTPLQGPADLVAKYQQKISTLQSQGVNLQEHDNPTYAAMVEKMDQSLGALLDSLEDPNGDGNMSDSIRDNTLIVFASDNGGLYGAEGSPTRNLPLRDGKGSMYEGGIRTPQIVSWTGNASIAQGVISTARTSSEDLYPTFLDAAGALGSATVPQNTDIDGVSILSALEGQAYDRGFQFWHYPHVSPQDNSSALISGGSFVSAVRDDQWKLIFFYEDRHYELYNLATDLSETTNVLADNPMVALNLSQALRDYLIDVDAQMPISRATGQPVAAPNVLFALVPGDFNNSGQIDPEDWSILRQNLFSDVSNLDPQAAYALGDITQDGLINRFDFASFREAYAAAHGPNALSALDSAAVPEPGSAALIVGSTLLVLLRQL
- a CDS encoding LamG-like jellyroll fold domain-containing protein, which translates into the protein MRLTYCGLLGALLLTPASHGALVHRYSFDDADIVGATKGQADLVGLDNATPTGTGGGSNITTGQAGQFGQAYAFVRDALPSGSATQSLTDFENLMTIASGAVPSGANDRTISVWFNQTTADSGQNKLFGYGTNVGGQAIDVGLEAGGIRLRHFGGNILYGSGNDFATGGANEGWHHLAVRVNPGASTFADVDVFLDGAQLTGAGSTATTLNTAASAFGIGTTSIPTGGAIQNGFTGLLDELQIYDTALSNTEISQLATRPVPEPGSLLSLVAGVALLTGMKARRCVARTA